A portion of the Bdellovibrionales bacterium genome contains these proteins:
- a CDS encoding MBOAT family protein, which translates to MSFASLDYFLFLSIVILLSSIFSRHKKIIITVSSLIYLGSWGSLTLIVFFALFMMNACAVWWYRQNRSAFIFSGAIIGNFGALIFYKWRLMNSVAGSYGVDVLRDNLIPVGLSYYVFQMVAYLIESQRGLIAKPFKFSEYLFFNSFFAQVTIGPIERFREMASQIRTEGQVTSQDFRIGLSLIFLGLFKKIVVADRFLDFIKLGAPGEEKLAGLSLMLYLLLSFFQLYCDFSGYTNIAEGSARLLGFRLSPNFDRPYLATSVPEAWRRWHMSLLAWIKDFIFYPLVLKGKRIYPAMLISFLITGIWHSLSWSYVVWAFYWTGLTILDSESRRFHRFKEKIPVLLKRAYVLACLSFSTLFFMSHSPGNFWSHFLRLFSWESEVFSSFWRLEGLQTTEFGIGFFSLIFLLFVEVYWESAKEWPMLDYLRLACLIVLIASLGRSNSYEFIYLSF; encoded by the coding sequence ATGAGTTTCGCATCGCTTGATTACTTTTTGTTCTTATCGATCGTAATATTATTAAGCTCCATTTTTTCGAGACATAAGAAAATAATCATCACTGTTTCTAGCCTCATCTATTTGGGCTCTTGGGGCAGTTTGACTCTCATTGTATTTTTCGCACTTTTTATGATGAACGCTTGTGCGGTTTGGTGGTATCGCCAAAATCGATCTGCTTTTATTTTTTCTGGTGCTATCATTGGAAATTTTGGAGCACTCATTTTTTACAAGTGGCGTTTGATGAACTCCGTCGCTGGTTCTTACGGGGTGGATGTCCTTCGAGATAATCTCATACCTGTTGGTCTTTCCTATTATGTATTTCAAATGGTGGCCTACCTGATTGAATCCCAGCGCGGGTTGATCGCGAAGCCTTTTAAGTTTTCTGAGTACCTTTTTTTTAACTCTTTTTTTGCTCAAGTCACGATTGGACCGATTGAACGATTTCGTGAAATGGCAAGTCAGATACGTACTGAAGGTCAAGTAACCTCACAGGATTTTCGAATTGGCTTGTCTCTGATTTTTCTTGGGCTATTTAAGAAGATTGTCGTGGCAGATCGGTTTCTTGACTTTATTAAGCTTGGAGCTCCAGGAGAGGAGAAACTGGCCGGGCTGAGCTTGATGCTTTACCTGCTTTTGTCGTTCTTTCAACTGTATTGCGATTTTTCGGGATATACCAATATTGCCGAGGGATCAGCTCGACTATTGGGATTTAGGTTGTCTCCTAATTTTGATCGTCCGTACTTAGCGACCTCAGTTCCTGAGGCCTGGCGTCGCTGGCATATGTCCCTACTCGCATGGATCAAGGATTTCATATTTTATCCGCTTGTCTTAAAGGGCAAGCGAATTTATCCAGCTATGCTGATCTCATTTTTAATTACTGGAATCTGGCACAGCTTGAGCTGGAGCTATGTTGTGTGGGCGTTTTACTGGACGGGTCTAACAATTCTAGATAGCGAATCTCGCAGGTTTCACAGATTTAAGGAGAAGATACCTGTCTTGCTAAAACGGGCTTATGTGCTGGCCTGCCTTTCTTTTAGTACGTTGTTTTTTATGAGCCATTCTCCTGGAAATTTTTGGTCTCACTTCTTGAGACTATTTAGCTGGGAGAGCGAAGTTTTTTCCAGTTTTTGGCGGTTGGAGGGATTGCAGACGACCGAATTTGGAATTGGTTTCTTTTCCCTGATTTTTCTTTTATTTGTTGAAGTTTATTGGGAAAGCGCAAAGGAATGGCCAATGCTAGATTATCTTCGGTTAGCATGCCTTATTGTGCTCATTGCCTCTTTGGGTCGGTCAAATTCATATGAGTTCATCTATTTGTCCTTTTAG
- a CDS encoding AMP-binding protein: protein MDNWVHSHLSDAGNFGSAFLVFKQKVMTYRDSFLFTQRIHNLFRERNWKMGDSAILVGYPDDRVPLFLLAGLTYGLNFLVIDPQSFVVKGVAALEDKFNGVIRLDQETNGIIIPEPKMRKNLQQPTMGEEVGSLIVLTSGSTGDYKLVTLPLNTVFDRALIESKIFGIRRGDVNFNVLGFSHELGLTQIFSTLMQGASLHIVPAAFSGEILLAIKEIRPAGIVATPFFWERILQTVPKNSLSGKTPRWVSISGGLLSSLNHKRISECFLPEQIIRTYGKSETGRTLYNPNPNFECPNDLGFPVPGVQVQLIEDEENKAKKIGGKTNEGNLVHFGKGLSKEASLDAENFQGGHQTGDYFRGTSSEGYLFLGRKDRMIKRFVQRIHLEQIERDLGKIESIERVVVLTDEGENRWGTKGRILAFVEMRGTSSVKSLQGDISSIIRKPFIPDQIIQIKDWPETRSHKIDTVKLISMVDQNG from the coding sequence GTGGATAATTGGGTGCACTCTCATCTGAGTGACGCAGGAAATTTCGGATCTGCGTTTTTGGTATTTAAACAAAAAGTGATGACTTATAGAGATTCCTTTTTATTTACTCAGAGAATTCACAATCTATTTAGAGAAAGAAATTGGAAAATGGGGGATTCTGCTATCTTAGTGGGATACCCGGATGATCGCGTTCCACTTTTTCTCTTGGCTGGCCTGACATATGGTCTCAATTTTCTCGTCATTGACCCTCAATCCTTTGTCGTCAAAGGGGTGGCTGCATTAGAGGATAAGTTTAATGGAGTTATTCGGCTGGATCAGGAGACCAATGGAATTATCATTCCTGAGCCTAAAATGAGGAAGAATCTCCAGCAACCTACCATGGGAGAGGAAGTGGGGTCTCTCATTGTCCTCACCTCAGGAAGTACGGGAGATTATAAATTAGTCACTTTGCCTCTCAACACCGTATTTGACCGTGCGCTGATTGAATCCAAGATATTCGGTATTCGAAGGGGAGATGTAAACTTCAACGTCTTGGGATTTTCCCATGAGCTGGGACTCACTCAAATTTTTTCAACTCTTATGCAAGGAGCGAGCTTGCATATAGTTCCGGCAGCCTTCAGTGGTGAAATATTACTTGCCATCAAAGAAATTCGTCCTGCCGGCATTGTGGCGACTCCATTTTTTTGGGAGAGAATTCTCCAGACTGTTCCCAAAAATAGTTTGTCTGGAAAAACTCCTCGTTGGGTCTCTATTTCAGGAGGTCTGCTCTCGTCACTCAATCACAAGCGGATTTCTGAATGTTTCCTCCCTGAGCAGATCATTCGCACATATGGAAAATCCGAAACCGGGCGAACGCTCTACAATCCAAATCCGAATTTTGAATGTCCTAATGACCTTGGGTTTCCCGTTCCAGGAGTGCAAGTCCAACTCATCGAAGATGAAGAAAACAAAGCGAAGAAGATAGGAGGGAAAACGAATGAGGGAAATTTGGTTCATTTTGGAAAGGGATTGAGCAAAGAGGCAAGCTTGGATGCGGAAAATTTTCAAGGTGGCCATCAAACGGGAGATTATTTTCGCGGGACTTCCAGCGAGGGATATTTATTTCTGGGTCGAAAAGATAGGATGATCAAAAGATTTGTACAGAGAATTCATCTCGAACAAATCGAACGAGACCTTGGTAAAATCGAATCCATTGAAAGAGTGGTTGTTCTGACAGATGAGGGAGAAAATCGATGGGGAACGAAGGGGAGAATTCTTGCCTTTGTAGAAATGAGGGGTACTTCTTCTGTGAAGAGTTTGCAGGGAGATATTTCAAGCATTATTCGTAAGCCTTTTATTCCTGATCAAATCATTCAAATTAAAGATTGGCCTGAAACACGATCTCATAAAATTGATACGGTAAAGCTGATCTCCATGGTGGACCAAAATGGATAG
- a CDS encoding acyl carrier protein: MTWDIKEDIRMKLLGDEMYRAILPTDFSDEFNLVRSGALDSLGMMNLIIYIEKKFQVPIEVADLVEDNFLNLNRIANWIQKKREILQET; encoded by the coding sequence ATGACGTGGGATATTAAAGAGGACATACGAATGAAGCTCCTGGGCGATGAAATGTACAGAGCCATTTTGCCAACTGATTTTTCTGACGAATTCAATCTTGTTCGCAGTGGTGCACTTGATTCGCTAGGGATGATGAATCTCATCATTTATATTGAAAAGAAATTTCAAGTTCCAATTGAAGTGGCAGATTTAGTTGAAGATAACTTTCTAAATTTAAATAGAATTGCTAACTGGATTCAGAAGAAGAGAGAAATTCTCCAAGAGACATGA
- a CDS encoding acyl carrier protein, which produces MDSWKRTIEIFNRVMGTKYLDSDENIFKDKVPQWDSLKVIELAIQLQKEFALKLDAGLIIKSSSLRDFYFAIEKNKSN; this is translated from the coding sequence ATGGATAGCTGGAAGAGGACAATAGAGATCTTCAACCGAGTTATGGGCACAAAATACCTGGACAGTGACGAAAACATATTTAAAGACAAAGTTCCCCAGTGGGATTCGCTCAAGGTTATCGAACTTGCAATTCAGTTACAAAAGGAATTTGCCTTGAAGCTGGATGCAGGTCTTATTATCAAGTCATCGAGTTTGCGTGACTTTTATTTCGCTATCGAAAAAAATAAGTCCAATTAG
- a CDS encoding acyl--CoA ligase, with protein MVNRWLNQVGELTEGFSNQKLKASEFRAVVEQELEVVRKAGVGAHDRVSVEMDGSIANLAKVFALWRNSSVVVSCSQNLKDFEREYLQQRAEIDFHWNQHSIQRHTRELTEISHLSLKKIEGPGLILFTSGTHSLGVPCYYSLGRLNHRIESLHRFIPPRDLTVSLCFMPLQFGHGLIANCLMPLLAGCHVILYPLQDILVPEALKEVIQKYQISFVTGTSSIWRTLLISNEALNLGESVLRVHSASEPLFDSLCHGLTQRFGNAEIYNVYGLTEMGSWVSGEHQGVGRKVGGVGSGWGCDIRIGHGGEVSLRSQGIMDACRINETWEFYSGEDWLNTGDIGALDGDGRLRVRGRVKNVINRAGVKISIEGLEGLLLSHPRVNDVCVFSKQNETVGEEVYAAITTDLSSNELHAWISSRIEFSKCPKIYYFCQNIAKTSRGKTDRRKVAQEFGKLDGNG; from the coding sequence GTGGTGAACAGGTGGCTCAATCAGGTTGGTGAGTTGACTGAGGGCTTTTCAAATCAAAAGCTGAAAGCAAGCGAATTTAGAGCCGTTGTTGAACAGGAATTGGAGGTTGTCAGGAAAGCGGGGGTTGGTGCTCACGATCGCGTGTCAGTTGAAATGGACGGCTCGATTGCGAATCTTGCAAAGGTATTTGCTCTTTGGAGAAACAGCTCAGTCGTTGTTTCCTGCTCTCAAAATCTCAAGGATTTTGAAAGGGAGTACCTGCAACAGAGGGCAGAAATTGATTTTCACTGGAACCAGCATTCTATTCAAAGGCACACGAGAGAACTCACTGAAATTAGTCATCTCTCTCTGAAGAAAATTGAGGGGCCAGGTCTTATTCTTTTCACTTCAGGGACCCATTCCTTAGGCGTGCCATGCTACTATTCTCTGGGTCGTCTAAATCATAGAATTGAGAGTCTTCATCGATTTATTCCTCCTCGTGACTTAACTGTTTCGCTTTGTTTTATGCCGCTTCAATTTGGTCATGGCCTCATCGCCAATTGCCTCATGCCGCTGCTTGCGGGTTGTCACGTCATTTTGTACCCCTTGCAAGACATTCTGGTTCCTGAAGCTTTAAAAGAAGTCATTCAAAAATATCAAATTAGCTTTGTGACGGGCACTTCCTCGATTTGGCGCACTCTTCTTATTTCAAATGAGGCATTGAATTTGGGAGAGTCGGTTCTGAGGGTTCATTCGGCTTCCGAACCTCTTTTTGACTCTCTTTGTCATGGGCTCACACAGCGATTTGGAAATGCCGAAATTTACAATGTCTATGGATTGACTGAGATGGGGAGTTGGGTCAGTGGTGAGCATCAGGGAGTAGGCAGAAAAGTTGGAGGGGTGGGTTCTGGATGGGGATGCGATATAAGGATTGGTCATGGGGGGGAAGTGAGCCTTCGTTCTCAAGGTATAATGGACGCTTGTAGGATCAATGAAACCTGGGAATTTTACAGCGGGGAGGATTGGTTGAATACGGGTGACATAGGTGCTCTGGATGGCGATGGGAGACTAAGGGTTCGAGGGCGAGTGAAGAATGTTATCAATCGGGCTGGAGTGAAGATCAGCATTGAGGGTCTTGAGGGGCTGCTTTTGTCACATCCTCGGGTAAATGACGTATGTGTCTTTTCAAAGCAGAACGAAACCGTTGGTGAAGAGGTCTATGCGGCAATTACGACAGATCTCAGTTCCAACGAGCTGCATGCCTGGATTTCTTCCCGAATTGAATTTTCGAAGTGTCCAAAGATCTACTATTTTTGTCAAAATATTGCAAAAACTAGTCGAGGTAAAACTGATCGAAGGAAAGTGGCACAAGAATTTGGAAAGCTTGACGGAAATGGATAG
- a CDS encoding MBOAT family protein, with product MQEVNLSIFSNGFLLLLLALVGHLLLKWLPRIRKEISLVGISLVFYLFVSAQTIWIPIYCTTVCYFSTIHFQKNGRFLKRWLFCSVVLLLIPLGTYKYLPTLLSKTWATPFEAIGLPLGISFFTFQAVSYLVDLSRLSVSAQPHWMNLFLYLLYFPKMLAGPIERAGSFFEQLNRRSSISYDQSRSGIWLLSLGFFKKCALADPLFPLVDTIFRNPQNMSFGTIFMCLVLARYQIFFDFSGYTDIARGISRLLGIELMSNFDAPFQATNISSYWRRWHISLSSWIRDYVFVPLALYCRQKWQIWLIVVLSFIVLGLWHGPSSNFIIYGLIQGLLIAAFELIRPLLDGFKSKFTFPFSKAAYSVIGWGITFLFFVCPPVVFFWLRDLVMIKDVYAQMWTSLISNKLTSSTNLALHQDFYKFFIFIIFVEAMQFLHRRHPIDAWLKSQPSLIRWGIYWLGLILFFLFVDLGSPMTFSYSHF from the coding sequence GTGCAGGAAGTCAATCTTTCCATTTTCTCAAATGGATTTCTACTTCTTTTACTTGCATTGGTCGGGCACCTTCTATTGAAGTGGCTACCTCGCATTAGAAAGGAGATTTCCTTAGTTGGAATCTCTCTCGTTTTTTATTTATTCGTATCGGCACAGACCATTTGGATTCCGATTTACTGCACAACAGTTTGCTATTTTTCCACAATCCATTTTCAGAAAAATGGACGATTCCTGAAGAGATGGCTTTTCTGTTCAGTGGTTCTTCTCCTTATTCCGTTGGGGACTTACAAATACCTTCCCACTCTGCTGTCAAAGACATGGGCAACGCCCTTTGAGGCAATTGGCCTGCCTCTGGGAATATCCTTTTTCACCTTTCAAGCCGTCAGCTATCTGGTGGACCTTTCTCGCCTCTCTGTTTCTGCGCAACCTCATTGGATGAATCTATTCCTCTATCTATTGTATTTTCCTAAAATGCTTGCAGGACCAATTGAAAGGGCTGGGAGCTTTTTTGAGCAACTCAATCGCCGTTCATCTATCAGCTACGATCAGTCGCGAAGTGGAATTTGGCTCCTCAGCCTCGGCTTTTTTAAGAAATGCGCATTGGCCGATCCTCTTTTTCCCTTGGTCGACACGATATTCCGGAATCCTCAAAACATGAGTTTTGGAACTATTTTTATGTGCCTTGTGCTCGCTCGTTATCAGATTTTCTTCGATTTTTCCGGATACACGGATATCGCACGAGGAATCTCGAGGCTTTTGGGCATTGAGTTGATGTCCAACTTTGATGCTCCTTTTCAAGCGACCAATATCTCCAGCTATTGGCGTCGATGGCATATTTCTCTGTCCAGTTGGATTCGTGACTATGTCTTCGTGCCTCTCGCGCTTTACTGTAGGCAAAAGTGGCAGATTTGGCTCATCGTCGTCCTTAGTTTTATCGTCCTGGGCCTGTGGCACGGACCAAGCTCAAATTTTATAATCTATGGATTGATCCAGGGCCTTTTGATTGCCGCCTTCGAGTTAATTCGGCCACTTCTCGACGGGTTTAAAAGCAAATTTACATTTCCCTTTTCGAAAGCCGCTTACTCAGTGATCGGGTGGGGAATTACATTCCTCTTTTTCGTTTGCCCGCCCGTCGTTTTCTTCTGGCTCAGAGATCTCGTGATGATTAAGGACGTGTACGCACAAATGTGGACAAGCTTGATCTCAAACAAATTAACTAGCTCAACTAATCTCGCGTTGCATCAGGATTTTTATAAGTTTTTTATTTTTATTATCTTTGTCGAAGCCATGCAGTTTCTTCACCGACGACATCCGATAGACGCTTGGTTAAAATCACAGCCAAGTCTTATTCGCTGGGGAATCTACTGGCTTGGCCTTATCTTATTCTTCCTTTTTGTTGACCTCGGAAGTCCAATGACATTTTCATATTCGCACTTCTAA
- a CDS encoding MBOAT family protein codes for MLFVSSQFLIFLTVVMILFILIPWTKGRRLLLLAASYYFYGCWGLRFIVFLAVITLVSYVTGHLALRKEASRQKSLIKAVGIGIIVLVVFSCKIPSSIIDAAFEFVSRSHDSNRISLLFLLPAGLSFYSFQAISYIVDLEKKVPKDHSFLDYALYLSFFPQILAGPIEKPDNMITQLIGPLRFSRNNFCAGLEIILLGLFKKVAIADQLLFLTEPRLVSYSSLSLLETWELMIAFALQIYFDFSGYTNIAKGVALMFGIRLSNNYYAPYMARNISIYWQRRHMTLSRWFRDYLYFPLGGNRKGPIRQVGNIYFIMLLSGIWHGFQMGYVAWGLLHATGISLNKIYTRFKPTLMKFPISAAPRAAAFRLLGFLGPQILTFLVVVSFFSFFSADKFTTGWTIFGDLFWNHRLGDSRHLFTIFGLMFVLYSMDLPVLLKKDECFTQYLSIPSRIAVNGFMLIASVSSLGLGAPPGRFMYFDF; via the coding sequence ATGCTTTTTGTCAGCAGCCAGTTTTTAATTTTTCTCACAGTTGTAATGATTTTATTTATTCTTATCCCGTGGACGAAGGGACGGCGACTTTTGCTGCTCGCAGCCAGCTATTATTTTTATGGATGCTGGGGATTACGATTTATTGTCTTTCTAGCTGTTATCACTCTTGTTTCTTATGTGACGGGCCATCTCGCTCTTCGCAAGGAAGCCTCGAGGCAGAAGTCTCTCATCAAGGCCGTAGGGATTGGCATTATTGTTCTAGTCGTGTTCTCCTGTAAAATCCCATCTTCCATAATTGACGCCGCGTTTGAGTTTGTCAGTCGCTCCCATGATTCAAATAGAATCTCTCTCCTCTTTCTGCTTCCGGCAGGGCTCTCCTTCTATTCTTTTCAAGCGATCTCCTATATTGTTGATCTCGAGAAAAAGGTGCCCAAGGATCATAGCTTTCTCGATTATGCTCTTTATCTCAGTTTTTTTCCTCAGATTCTTGCTGGTCCCATTGAAAAGCCTGACAATATGATCACTCAGTTGATCGGCCCACTGCGGTTTTCGAGGAATAATTTCTGTGCTGGCCTCGAAATCATTCTTCTCGGTCTATTTAAAAAAGTGGCAATTGCAGATCAACTTTTGTTTCTCACTGAGCCGCGCTTGGTTTCCTATTCGAGTCTATCCCTGCTTGAAACCTGGGAGTTGATGATTGCGTTTGCTCTCCAAATATATTTTGATTTTTCTGGATACACCAACATTGCAAAAGGTGTGGCACTGATGTTTGGCATTCGTTTATCAAATAATTATTATGCCCCATACATGGCAAGAAATATCTCCATCTATTGGCAAAGACGACACATGACACTTTCTCGCTGGTTCCGCGATTACCTGTACTTCCCCTTAGGGGGCAATCGCAAAGGACCCATTCGCCAAGTGGGAAATATTTACTTTATCATGCTGCTTTCTGGGATATGGCACGGATTCCAAATGGGGTATGTCGCTTGGGGTTTGCTTCATGCCACGGGCATATCTCTAAATAAAATTTATACCAGATTCAAACCCACCTTGATGAAATTCCCGATTTCAGCCGCTCCGAGGGCCGCCGCATTTAGACTATTGGGTTTTCTTGGTCCACAAATTCTTACATTTCTCGTCGTTGTCTCATTTTTTTCCTTTTTTTCTGCAGACAAATTCACAACCGGATGGACGATATTTGGAGATTTATTTTGGAACCATCGTTTGGGTGATTCTCGTCATCTTTTCACTATTTTCGGTCTCATGTTTGTCCTCTACTCAATGGACCTCCCTGTGTTACTCAAAAAAGATGAATGTTTTACCCAATATCTTTCAATCCCCTCTCGCATCGCAGTGAATGGCTTTATGCTCATAGCAAGCGTGTCCTCTCTGGGCTTGGGAGCCCCTCCCGGTCGATTTATGTATTTTGATTTCTGA
- a CDS encoding SGNH/GDSL hydrolase family protein: MENNLKQIIYPILALAFSLAIALVGAEIFVRLISQYHRVYSIEMLRYSNQLKVPSSIPGLSHVHKRDQLAELMGVSIKTNDLGARSESMSTLNNSRLLAFYGGSITLGWGVSSDRTFSSVVVSKLNDSLGTHFKPINFGVGNYNLESSLRLLLESSKQYDGEHFFVCVYPDDFATKNQGGNSYFFRHSYLGNFLFYRFHQILNPLLQDSEKSQEPSHEAAVSKVLHGLIFQTHDYLTSRGASLSFVFLPSLLLGGEKNVEGKILAEFSQLSKELNFSILDIRGAFANTNDKKSLWVAQDDPHPNELGHRLIANAIFDMLIQEKNRDQQTSKIEKESHRLSN; this comes from the coding sequence ATGGAGAATAACTTGAAACAGATCATTTACCCAATTTTGGCTCTCGCTTTCTCACTTGCTATTGCGCTGGTCGGCGCAGAAATTTTTGTTAGATTAATTTCCCAATATCATCGCGTGTATTCAATCGAAATGTTGCGTTATTCAAACCAATTGAAGGTACCCAGTTCAATACCTGGCTTGTCCCACGTGCATAAAAGGGACCAATTGGCTGAACTGATGGGGGTTTCAATAAAGACAAATGATCTTGGAGCAAGGTCAGAGTCAATGAGTACACTTAATAACAGTCGTCTTCTCGCATTTTATGGAGGTTCTATTACCCTGGGATGGGGGGTTTCTTCGGATAGGACATTTTCTTCTGTGGTCGTGTCTAAGTTAAATGATTCTCTGGGAACCCATTTCAAACCAATTAACTTTGGGGTCGGAAATTACAATTTGGAGTCTTCGTTGAGGCTCTTATTAGAAAGCTCAAAGCAGTATGACGGAGAACATTTTTTTGTTTGTGTCTATCCCGATGATTTTGCAACGAAGAATCAAGGCGGAAATTCCTATTTTTTTCGCCATTCCTATTTGGGAAACTTCTTGTTTTATCGCTTTCATCAGATCTTAAATCCTCTTCTACAAGACTCAGAGAAGAGCCAGGAGCCCTCTCATGAGGCGGCGGTGAGCAAGGTTCTCCATGGACTCATTTTTCAAACACACGATTACCTTACCTCGAGAGGTGCAAGCTTAAGCTTTGTCTTTTTGCCAAGTTTACTTCTGGGAGGAGAAAAAAATGTGGAGGGGAAAATATTGGCAGAATTCTCTCAACTGTCTAAGGAATTGAATTTCTCAATTCTTGATATTCGAGGGGCTTTCGCCAACACTAACGATAAAAAGAGCCTCTGGGTGGCTCAGGACGACCCACACCCAAATGAGTTGGGCCACCGTCTCATCGCTAATGCCATTTTTGATATGCTCATTCAAGAAAAAAATCGTGACCAACAGACAAGCAAAATTGAGAAAGAGTCCCATCGGTTGTCGAATTGA
- a CDS encoding TRAP transporter substrate-binding protein: MENRVGRLLSFFGVAIFCAMAGSGLGWAAESQPEKIEIKWVLAHEPSSVFRHAAVNFQKILADETKGQMSVKIMTLKEYGGEGATIEGLIKDVQAGKIQMTQTYTFQMGQLEKSFYVLDLPFLFRDHEHAARVLEGPTGNRLMESLVAHNIRGLAFTYSGGYRIIPTATKQINRYEDFKGLKVRTALSPVTEEVYRRLGAVSVPGSIDAGAELTGKGKLDGLETTYVRYSSDLESKAPVMNETFHTLFLTGILVNNSFYEKLPAKYKESLKKAAIQAGRDERATTLSDTTDIRAQIQKRGIKIIEMSQKERQRFRSAMQPVYDKFDSEFPKGLIKEIVNL; the protein is encoded by the coding sequence ATGGAAAATCGAGTAGGGAGACTATTGAGCTTTTTTGGCGTCGCAATATTTTGTGCTATGGCGGGATCTGGTCTTGGCTGGGCGGCAGAATCTCAACCCGAGAAGATTGAGATAAAGTGGGTGCTTGCCCATGAACCTTCTTCCGTTTTCAGGCATGCTGCAGTAAATTTTCAGAAGATATTGGCAGATGAAACCAAAGGACAAATGAGCGTAAAGATCATGACTCTCAAAGAGTATGGGGGTGAGGGTGCCACAATCGAGGGACTGATCAAGGATGTACAGGCCGGCAAGATTCAAATGACGCAAACATATACATTTCAGATGGGCCAGCTGGAGAAATCCTTTTATGTGCTCGATCTTCCATTTTTGTTCAGAGACCACGAACATGCGGCACGGGTGCTCGAGGGGCCAACGGGCAATCGGCTTATGGAGAGCTTGGTCGCCCATAACATACGCGGATTGGCATTTACCTACAGCGGTGGATATCGCATCATTCCAACTGCGACAAAACAGATTAACCGATACGAGGATTTCAAAGGCCTGAAAGTGAGAACAGCTTTGAGTCCTGTTACTGAAGAAGTTTATCGGCGTCTGGGCGCAGTTTCGGTTCCGGGTTCAATTGATGCCGGTGCTGAGTTGACCGGAAAGGGAAAGCTCGATGGGTTGGAGACGACCTATGTTCGGTATAGTTCTGACTTGGAATCTAAAGCTCCTGTCATGAATGAAACTTTTCATACGCTCTTCTTAACAGGCATTCTTGTTAATAATTCTTTTTATGAAAAGCTTCCTGCAAAATACAAAGAAAGTCTCAAAAAGGCTGCAATTCAGGCAGGACGTGATGAGCGGGCAACAACTTTGAGCGATACCACTGACATTCGCGCACAAATTCAAAAACGAGGCATAAAGATTATTGAAATGTCTCAAAAAGAGCGTCAGCGTTTTCGGTCAGCAATGCAGCCTGTTTATGACAAGTTTGATTCTGAATTTCCAAAAGGCTTGATCAAAGAGATCGTCAACCTATAG